ATATCGAATGACGCGGAAGCCACCGTCTGATTGTTTGAAATCAACGTCAACTCGGTGCTGCCGCCGCCCACATCGATGTACAGATACGACATTCCCGGCGCAAGATTATCGGCGATGTGATTCGAATAAATCAACTCCGCTTCCTTTTTGCCGTCGATGATTTCAATGGCAATACCGGTTTGCGCGAGAATTCGCGCCGTCACCTCTGCGCCGTTGGCCGCCTCGCGCATCGCCGAAGTGGCGCACGCCCGAAACGCCAAGGGCCGCTGTGTTTCAATGAGATATTTGAACGCCGTCATCATTTTCAAGAGATCATCAGCCTTTTCTTGCGAAAGCCGGCCATGCGTGAAAACATCCGTGCCGAGGCGCAA
Above is a window of Cytophagia bacterium CHB2 DNA encoding:
- a CDS encoding exopolyphosphatase, with product MKFAAIDIGSNAVRLLFANVFEEKQKTSFRKESLIRMPLRLGTDVFTHGRLSQEKADDLLKMMTAFKYLIETQRPLAFRACATSAMREAANGAEVTARILAQTGIAIEIIDGKKEAELIYSNHIADNLAPGMSYLYIDVGGGSTELTLISNNQTVASASFD